A genome region from Bacteroidota bacterium includes the following:
- a CDS encoding L,D-transpeptidase family protein yields the protein MEIGNIVVKEDSETINSKELLRKYYNDFGYSKKGTGSSYEDNKYRLMLMEMLRHADSLGLDRRNYHDEYINRYDSLASLAGFDNSQYESENELIFSDAALSFLYDVAYGREVEIAYNGVKYHIDSTRIIGIFDQLISDKNWRGALDSVEPKIPQYLLMKNEMNRMVTVLHNLTGIDTEVVNTTTKGEVAAIHKLKVYGCIPDSLNVDSLTHVETANSYKRFQRMMSLDTTGILDKKTTESLNFPLSVRVSQMKESLNYWRWTGRLLEREFILVNIPAARLRIVNRDSVKNISMKVILGKTTSPTPSFTAYISRVITYPYWVVPISIATKEMLPKIKINVEYFENNNLQVVNNKGDIIDPRQVDWKKYSKNYLPYTFRQSTGCDNSLGVLKFDLNSPFSIYLHDTNARGLFGKKERFMSHGCVRVERPMELANYLLDNSLDSTKIFNLLQCLKDQIPTEIPLKKHFPVLLLYMTADIDENGHLRFYKDIYLREKSST from the coding sequence ATGGAGATCGGGAACATAGTGGTGAAGGAAGATTCGGAGACTATTAATAGTAAGGAACTGCTTCGTAAATATTATAATGATTTCGGTTATTCAAAAAAGGGGACAGGTTCTTCGTACGAAGACAATAAGTATCGCCTGATGCTGATGGAGATGCTTCGCCATGCCGACAGCCTGGGATTAGACAGAAGGAATTATCATGATGAGTATATCAATAGGTATGATTCGCTTGCCAGCCTTGCGGGATTTGATAATAGCCAATATGAATCGGAAAATGAACTCATTTTCTCCGATGCGGCCCTTTCATTTTTGTATGATGTGGCTTATGGCAGAGAAGTTGAGATAGCTTATAATGGAGTCAAGTATCATATTGATTCAACCAGAATTATTGGGATATTCGATCAACTGATCAGTGATAAAAATTGGCGAGGAGCGCTGGATAGTGTAGAACCGAAAATTCCGCAGTATCTGTTGATGAAAAATGAGATGAACCGAATGGTTACTGTTCTTCATAATCTTACCGGAATAGATACTGAAGTTGTAAATACTACTACAAAAGGAGAAGTAGCGGCAATTCATAAATTAAAAGTGTATGGGTGTATTCCAGATTCGCTGAACGTTGATTCACTCACACATGTGGAAACCGCCAATTCATATAAAAGGTTTCAGCGCATGATGAGCTTGGATACTACCGGTATTCTCGACAAAAAGACCACGGAGTCGCTAAATTTTCCTCTTTCCGTTAGAGTCAGCCAGATGAAAGAAAGTTTGAATTATTGGCGTTGGACTGGCAGACTCCTTGAAAGAGAGTTTATTTTGGTAAACATTCCCGCAGCAAGATTGCGAATTGTGAATCGGGATTCTGTGAAAAATATAAGTATGAAGGTGATACTCGGCAAAACAACCTCGCCCACTCCTTCGTTCACAGCCTACATAAGCCGTGTGATAACCTACCCCTATTGGGTTGTGCCAATTAGTATTGCCACAAAAGAAATGCTTCCTAAAATCAAGATAAACGTGGAGTATTTTGAAAACAATAATCTTCAGGTTGTAAATAACAAGGGCGATATTATTGATCCCCGACAAGTTGATTGGAAAAAATATTCTAAAAATTATCTGCCATACACCTTCCGACAATCTACTGGCTGTGACAATTCGCTCGGAGTACTCAAATTCGATCTAAATTCCCCCTTTAGTATTTATTTGCATGATACTAATGCCAGAGGGCTCTTTGGGAAGAAGGAGCGTTTTATGAGTCATGGTTGCGTTCGAGTTGAGCGTCCGATGGAATTGGCTAACTATCTTCTCGACAACTCCCTTGATTCGACAAAAATATTCAATCTACTGCAATGTTTAAAGGACCAAATACCCACTGAGATTCCACTTAAAAAACATTTTCCTGTCCTACTACTATATATGACAGCTGACATTGACGAAAATGGCCATCTCAGGTTTTATAAAGATATCTATCTTAGAGAAAAAAGTTCTACGTAG
- the rpsA gene encoding 30S ribosomal protein S1, protein MEEQTLESTKNENTSGHDDFNWNVDKRNVVAYSDEDRKKYDEQYSSTLKTVENDEIVKGIVVAVTTNDVVLNIGFKSDGLVPLAEFRDVEDLQPGQEYDVYVVNKEDKKGILQLSRKNAQKLKAWDEIMEAHKTGKVVSGRIMSKTKGGLIASVFGLETFLPGSQIDVKPITDYDIYVGKTMELKVVKINEAIKNAVVSHKALIESDIEQQREAIIGKLEKGQVLEGVIKNITDFGAFIDLGGVDGLLYITDISWGRISSPKDVLEINQKINVVVLDYDDNKKRISLGMKQLLPHPWDTLDKDIEIGSKVQGKVVNIEDYGAFLEVTPGVEGLVHVSEISWSNTPVNSREFFKAGETHEAVVMTLNREERKMSLSLKRLTEDPWIKIDEKFPKGTRTKGIVKNITAYGVFIELSDGIGGMVHVGDLSWLKRVGHPSEFTKVGNEMDVVVLDIDMDNRKLSLGHKQIEEDPWDTFENVFPIGSVHEATIVQLEEKGAMVLLPYGLEAFAPKRHLAKEQGGSMGLDEKGSFKILEFSRTDRKILVSHARTWEDDQRDAEEIEKKDKKVQREKTAKTVKTLQKNVEKTTLGDLASLSELKEKMDSKEASDDAAKVASAKSSKAKVEETDATSEEKSEE, encoded by the coding sequence ATGGAAGAACAAACTTTAGAATCAACCAAAAATGAAAACACCAGCGGTCACGACGACTTTAACTGGAATGTTGACAAAAGAAACGTCGTTGCCTATTCAGACGAAGATCGCAAAAAATACGACGAACAGTATTCTTCTACACTCAAAACTGTAGAAAATGATGAAATCGTCAAGGGAATCGTTGTAGCTGTGACAACCAATGACGTGGTTTTGAACATTGGTTTCAAGTCAGATGGCTTGGTACCACTTGCAGAATTTCGCGATGTGGAAGATCTGCAGCCCGGTCAAGAATATGATGTCTATGTGGTTAACAAGGAGGACAAAAAAGGAATCCTGCAACTGAGTCGCAAAAATGCTCAGAAGTTAAAGGCTTGGGACGAAATCATGGAGGCTCATAAAACAGGCAAAGTGGTATCCGGAAGAATTATGTCTAAGACCAAAGGCGGGCTTATTGCCAGTGTATTTGGGCTCGAAACATTCTTACCCGGTTCCCAAATTGATGTGAAGCCAATCACCGACTATGATATTTATGTGGGCAAAACCATGGAATTGAAAGTGGTAAAAATCAACGAAGCGATTAAAAACGCCGTTGTGTCACATAAAGCGCTTATTGAGTCTGACATCGAACAACAGCGCGAAGCTATTATCGGCAAGTTGGAAAAAGGCCAAGTTCTGGAAGGAGTCATTAAAAACATCACCGATTTCGGAGCATTCATTGATCTGGGCGGTGTGGACGGACTACTTTACATCACCGATATTTCATGGGGAAGAATCAGCAGCCCCAAGGATGTACTGGAAATCAACCAGAAAATCAATGTTGTGGTATTGGATTACGACGACAACAAAAAGAGAATTTCTCTGGGAATGAAGCAACTATTGCCTCACCCTTGGGATACTCTGGATAAGGACATCGAAATTGGCAGTAAGGTTCAGGGTAAAGTAGTCAATATCGAAGACTACGGCGCTTTCCTCGAAGTTACTCCGGGAGTAGAAGGACTGGTTCACGTTTCAGAAATAAGTTGGAGCAACACACCGGTCAACAGCCGTGAATTCTTTAAAGCAGGCGAAACACACGAGGCTGTAGTCATGACCTTGAATCGTGAAGAAAGAAAGATGTCACTTTCTTTAAAGCGTTTGACCGAAGATCCTTGGATCAAGATTGACGAAAAATTCCCGAAAGGAACCCGCACGAAAGGAATCGTGAAGAACATTACCGCATACGGCGTATTTATCGAACTGTCTGACGGCATTGGTGGCATGGTTCACGTAGGCGATTTGTCATGGCTCAAGCGCGTTGGTCATCCCAGCGAGTTTACCAAAGTAGGCAACGAAATGGATGTCGTAGTTCTCGATATTGACATGGACAACCGCAAACTATCCCTCGGCCATAAGCAGATTGAAGAAGATCCATGGGATACTTTCGAAAATGTATTCCCCATTGGTTCTGTTCACGAAGCTACAATCGTTCAACTGGAAGAAAAGGGCGCTATGGTGCTTCTGCCTTATGGATTGGAAGCCTTTGCTCCTAAGAGACACCTTGCTAAAGAGCAAGGCGGCAGTATGGGCTTAGATGAAAAAGGATCCTTCAAAATCCTGGAATTCAGTCGCACAGATCGCAAGATCCTCGTATCTCATGCACGGACTTGGGAAGATGATCAAAGAGATGCCGAAGAAATTGAAAAGAAGGATAAAAAGGTGCAACGCGAAAAAACCGCTAAGACCGTAAAGACCCTTCAAAAGAATGTAGAAAAAACTACGCTCGGAGATTTGGCTTCGCTTAGCGAACTAAAGGAAAAGATGGATAGCAAAGAAGCCAGCGACGATGCGGCCAAAGTTGCCTCTGCCAAATCCTCTAAGGCCAAAGTCGAGGAAACCGATGCTACTTCCGAAGAAAAAAGCGAAGAATAA
- a CDS encoding site-specific DNA-methyltransferase, which yields MKTVKIKKDKNKLKKLKSNYVVREPLSIVKEPESLWENSINKIICGDSLAILKQLPDSSIDLIVTSPPYNLKNSTGNGMSINTKTGKWAGAALQKGYSHYDDCMPHKEYANWQNHCLKEMFRLLKNDGAIFYNHKRRVQNGLLQDRDDILTGLPVRQIIIWKRRGGINFNPGYFLPTHEVIYLIPKPNFKLRPKANAYGDVWEFTQEMKNGHPAPFPVALIDRIISSTNAETVLDPFMGSGTTAIAALMNKRDYLGIELSPEYCEVAEKRIASFLQKQSNLLIHS from the coding sequence ATGAAGACAGTTAAGATCAAAAAGGATAAGAACAAACTAAAAAAGCTCAAGAGCAACTATGTTGTTAGAGAGCCATTAAGTATTGTGAAGGAACCTGAATCTCTATGGGAAAATTCCATCAATAAGATAATCTGTGGAGACAGCTTGGCAATATTGAAGCAACTGCCTGATTCCTCGATTGATTTAATCGTTACATCACCTCCGTATAATCTGAAAAACTCAACCGGAAACGGAATGAGTATAAATACAAAAACAGGTAAATGGGCAGGAGCAGCCTTGCAAAAGGGGTATAGTCATTATGATGATTGCATGCCCCATAAAGAATATGCTAATTGGCAGAATCATTGCCTAAAAGAAATGTTTAGACTTTTAAAGAATGATGGGGCTATTTTCTATAACCATAAAAGAAGGGTTCAAAATGGACTATTACAAGATAGAGATGACATTTTAACTGGATTACCAGTAAGGCAAATAATTATTTGGAAAAGAAGAGGTGGGATTAATTTTAATCCTGGCTATTTTTTACCTACACATGAAGTGATTTATCTTATCCCAAAACCCAATTTCAAGTTAAGACCCAAAGCAAACGCATATGGTGACGTATGGGAATTTACTCAAGAAATGAAAAATGGGCATCCTGCCCCATTTCCGGTGGCATTAATTGATAGAATTATTTCGTCAACGAATGCGGAAACTGTGCTAGATCCTTTCATGGGTAGTGGAACCACTGCAATTGCCGCCTTAATGAACAAAAGAGACTATTTGGGAATTGAACTTTCGCCTGAATATTGTGAAGTGGCTGAGAAAAGAATTGCTTCATTTCTGCAGAAGCAGTCAAATCTCCTAATTCATTCTTGA
- a CDS encoding class I SAM-dependent methyltransferase — MMQKLHRNLVVAVIAGLKDILLDKKQADSTVEQILTSNKTWGARDRHFIADNIYHIVRYKRLYEFCSDEEAWGEGAIWRIFATKWLTDGHELPEWEEFATLNKEAILKQFESAQSIPKIRESVPDWLDVLGLKELGKDWEKEITALNTPAKFCLRINTLKANKAVITKQLTDEGVEFAESEIAPDALIILSKKNFRSHPAYKNGLFEVQDIASQLVAPMLQVASGMKVIDGCAGAGGKALHLAALMKNQGEILAVDTHEKKLEELTRRANRAGCFIIQTLDASKLTHNYQARLQSFADRILLDVPCSGTGVLRRKPDAKWSLTEKFINELKNAQSQILDEYSPMLKPGGLLVYSTCSIFPSENQKQIQAFIKRSSISFELEEEKVISPAETGFDGFYIARLKRI; from the coding sequence ATGATGCAAAAACTTCACAGAAATTTAGTGGTGGCGGTTATCGCCGGTTTGAAAGATATTTTGCTTGACAAAAAACAGGCAGACTCAACAGTTGAACAAATCCTTACCTCCAATAAGACTTGGGGCGCACGCGATCGGCATTTTATAGCCGATAACATCTACCATATCGTTCGCTACAAAAGGCTTTATGAATTTTGTAGCGATGAAGAGGCTTGGGGTGAAGGCGCTATTTGGAGAATCTTCGCCACCAAATGGCTGACCGATGGCCATGAACTTCCAGAATGGGAAGAGTTCGCTACGTTGAATAAAGAAGCAATACTAAAGCAGTTTGAAAGCGCCCAATCCATTCCTAAAATCAGGGAATCAGTTCCTGATTGGTTGGATGTATTGGGTCTGAAGGAATTAGGGAAAGATTGGGAAAAGGAAATTACTGCGCTGAATACTCCGGCAAAGTTTTGCCTCCGCATCAACACGCTGAAAGCAAACAAAGCGGTTATCACTAAACAGCTTACCGATGAAGGGGTGGAATTTGCCGAAAGCGAAATAGCGCCCGACGCATTGATCATTCTTTCTAAAAAGAATTTTAGAAGTCATCCGGCTTATAAGAATGGCTTGTTTGAGGTACAGGACATTGCTTCCCAATTAGTGGCTCCGATGCTTCAAGTTGCGTCGGGCATGAAAGTGATTGACGGCTGCGCCGGAGCCGGAGGCAAAGCGCTTCATCTTGCAGCACTGATGAAGAATCAGGGAGAAATTCTGGCAGTAGATACGCACGAAAAGAAACTGGAGGAATTGACCCGACGTGCCAATCGGGCAGGATGTTTTATCATTCAAACATTGGATGCGAGTAAATTGACCCACAATTATCAGGCGCGCTTACAAAGTTTTGCGGACCGGATTCTGCTGGATGTTCCTTGTTCTGGAACGGGTGTGCTACGTCGGAAGCCAGATGCTAAATGGAGCCTGACTGAAAAATTTATTAATGAATTAAAAAATGCGCAGTCGCAAATATTGGATGAGTACTCCCCCATGCTCAAACCCGGAGGCCTTCTGGTTTATTCCACCTGTAGTATTTTCCCTTCTGAAAACCAAAAGCAAATACAGGCTTTCATTAAGAGAAGCTCCATCTCGTTTGAACTGGAGGAGGAGAAAGTAATTTCACCAGCAGAAACCGGTTTCGATGGTTTTTATATCGCCCGGTTGAAAAGAATTTGA